One Brevibacillus choshinensis genomic window carries:
- a CDS encoding polysaccharide deacetylase family protein produces MQTATGKRSKNYWFPMFSLFMVLVLLAGCAPFHGEEQTVGYSTQKSKTTHEIIRYSGEKSKAFPFVYTTNRELSLTFNGMTDRETMKKLLDELDKYHLKAAFFLPGMRVAEEPDLAKEIASRGHEVENNTLNQLDLTKLSYDQMYSEIKLSKDVIQKETGITPRYVRTKTGNYSDDIRLAAAQADQEAVISSSLFLHDWGKETDAQKMHYVRKYINRGGVIAIDTEESKQLVENVSLLARAAEDVGYRFIPLRELIHGGKERKPLQQIGGYDAARVNLNDHESSYRYVNKEETGKKQIALSFDDWGTDYTITRILDILDKYHVKASFFLRADGVERNPNLARAIAEAGHDVGNHTYSHPVVTKITQAQLQDEIVKAHQIITEAIQQKPTMYFRPPTGVFDESTLKAISATGYHTITNFDVDPSDYIKSKTADEITNAILEQTQNGSVILLHMLDDTHTVEALPIVIQKLRSRGYTFVKMTEMFGP; encoded by the coding sequence ATGCAGACTGCTACGGGCAAAAGAAGCAAAAACTACTGGTTTCCCATGTTCTCGTTATTCATGGTGCTTGTTTTGTTAGCCGGCTGTGCCCCTTTTCACGGAGAGGAACAGACTGTCGGCTACAGTACGCAAAAATCCAAAACGACACATGAAATCATTCGCTACAGTGGAGAAAAAAGCAAGGCGTTTCCGTTTGTGTATACCACCAATCGGGAACTATCCCTCACCTTTAACGGAATGACAGATAGAGAGACGATGAAGAAGCTTTTGGATGAATTGGACAAGTATCATCTGAAGGCTGCTTTCTTTTTACCCGGCATGAGAGTGGCAGAGGAACCGGATCTGGCAAAGGAAATCGCCTCGCGTGGACATGAGGTTGAGAACAACACGTTGAACCAGCTCGATCTGACCAAGCTTTCCTACGATCAAATGTACTCGGAAATCAAACTGAGCAAGGATGTGATCCAAAAGGAAACAGGGATCACCCCTCGCTATGTCAGAACGAAAACGGGAAACTACTCGGACGACATCCGTTTGGCAGCTGCTCAAGCGGATCAAGAAGCCGTCATCTCTTCCAGTCTGTTTCTGCACGATTGGGGGAAGGAAACGGACGCTCAAAAAATGCATTACGTGCGGAAATACATCAATCGTGGCGGCGTCATTGCAATCGATACCGAAGAGAGCAAGCAGCTTGTAGAGAATGTTTCTCTTCTCGCTCGAGCAGCAGAAGACGTGGGGTATCGATTCATTCCTCTGCGCGAGCTGATCCATGGGGGGAAAGAGAGAAAACCGCTGCAGCAGATCGGTGGCTATGACGCAGCGCGAGTCAACCTAAACGACCATGAGTCCTCCTATCGGTATGTCAATAAAGAAGAGACAGGCAAAAAGCAAATCGCCTTGTCCTTTGATGACTGGGGAACGGATTACACCATCACGAGAATTTTGGACATCCTGGACAAGTACCATGTCAAAGCTTCTTTCTTCTTGCGGGCAGATGGTGTGGAAAGGAACCCGAATCTCGCTCGGGCCATTGCGGAAGCAGGACACGATGTGGGGAATCACACGTACTCCCATCCGGTAGTGACGAAAATTACGCAGGCCCAGCTGCAGGATGAGATCGTCAAAGCGCATCAGATCATTACGGAAGCCATCCAGCAGAAGCCGACCATGTATTTCCGTCCGCCTACGGGTGTATTCGACGAGAGCACACTGAAGGCGATTAGTGCCACAGGCTATCACACCATTACGAATTTTGACGTAGATCCTTCCGACTACATCAAGAGCAAGACAGCAGACGAGATTACGAATGCCATCCTGGAGCAAACACAGAACGGAAGCGTCATTTTATTACACATGCTGGACGACACACACACGGTAGAGGCGTTGCCGATCGTGATTCAAAAGCTTCGAAGCAGAGGCTACACCTTTGTGAAAATGACAGAAATGTTTGGTCCATAA
- a CDS encoding RNA ligase family protein, translated as MDFKPIIPFEPISTDRLPSGENWIAQIKWDGVRMLTYYDGRKTSLINRRLNDRTLQYPELLDVKSYCSSSSFILDGEFIAFDNKKPSFHEIMKRDSLRNKQSIDLAINQTPVTYMIFDILYYNGDWLNEQPLTQRYQILEQIINPQPHVQVVQNFYDANALYAVMIQHEMEGVVCKDLTSTYAIKGKDKRWQKKKIFRDLFAVIGGVTLRNGIVNALLLGLYNDDGELIYIGHAGTGKFSNKTWLDLTQMIRPIIIQNNPFSNQPERNKDAIWVKPEIVVKVKFMEWTLGKIMRHPSVQAIVNTPVSDCSFPQNQ; from the coding sequence ATGGACTTTAAACCTATCATTCCATTTGAACCAATAAGTACTGATCGATTGCCTAGTGGCGAAAACTGGATCGCACAAATTAAGTGGGACGGCGTAAGAATGTTAACTTATTATGACGGCCGTAAGACAAGCCTAATCAACAGGAGATTAAATGATAGAACATTACAGTATCCCGAATTATTAGATGTAAAATCTTATTGCTCAAGTTCTTCCTTTATCCTTGACGGGGAGTTTATAGCTTTTGACAATAAGAAGCCGTCCTTTCATGAAATCATGAAAAGAGACAGCTTACGAAATAAGCAAAGCATCGATCTTGCAATCAACCAAACACCTGTCACCTACATGATATTTGACATTTTGTATTATAACGGTGATTGGCTTAATGAACAGCCATTAACTCAAAGGTATCAAATACTTGAACAAATTATTAATCCTCAACCACATGTACAGGTTGTACAAAATTTTTATGATGCGAACGCTCTATACGCGGTAATGATACAACACGAAATGGAAGGTGTTGTTTGCAAGGATCTTACTAGCACTTATGCAATTAAAGGTAAAGACAAGCGATGGCAGAAAAAGAAAATTTTTCGAGACCTCTTCGCTGTTATCGGAGGTGTAACACTTCGAAACGGAATTGTAAACGCGTTACTTCTTGGATTGTACAACGATGACGGAGAATTAATTTATATTGGGCATGCAGGTACTGGAAAATTTAGTAACAAGACTTGGCTTGACCTAACACAGATGATACGACCCATAATCATACAAAATAATCCTTTCAGTAATCAACCTGAAAGAAATAAAGATGCTATATGGGTCAAGCCTGAGATCGTTGTCAAAGTGAAGTTTATGGAATGGACACTCGGCAAGATAATGAGGCATCCTAGTGTTCAAGCTATTGTTAACACCCCTGTATCAGATTGTTCATTTCCCCAAAACCAATAA
- a CDS encoding nucleotide sugar dehydrogenase, with translation MNLYEAIVDLEEKIAVVGLGYVGLPVAVALAQKASVIGFDVNRQKVEHYRNGTCLDGCIEEERLRECTIDFTDEETRLKEARFFIIAVPTPIKSGNVPDLHYVQSATRTVARHMPKGSVIVFESTVYPGVTEEICIPILESESGMQCGTDFKVGYSPERINPGDEAHRFETIVKIVSGIDEETLETVARVYGLAVEAGVYRAESIKVAEAAKVIENAQRDINIAFMNELAMLFHQMGINTKAVLQAASTKWNFLKFTPGLVGGHCIGIDPYYLTYKAEDSGYRSKIILAGRHINDGMGKYIAEQIIKTVVRLKLDVKNVKMGIMGLAYKENCSDIRNTKVTDIVDELHEYGMAPLIVDPLVDPEEAYEEYRIELSQQEALKDLDVVVVAVPHAPFAAMSVEDFEVMYGSGKTKIMIDVKGIFDKAAFESKGYYYWSL, from the coding sequence ATGAATCTGTATGAAGCGATTGTAGATCTAGAGGAAAAAATCGCGGTCGTCGGACTAGGCTATGTGGGATTGCCTGTGGCAGTTGCCTTGGCGCAAAAAGCTTCCGTCATCGGTTTTGATGTGAACCGCCAAAAGGTGGAGCATTACAGAAACGGGACATGTCTCGATGGCTGCATAGAGGAAGAGCGTCTGCGAGAGTGTACGATTGACTTTACGGACGAAGAAACGAGATTGAAAGAAGCGCGATTTTTCATTATTGCGGTTCCCACTCCTATTAAAAGCGGAAATGTGCCAGATCTGCACTATGTACAGTCGGCGACCCGCACAGTGGCTAGGCATATGCCAAAAGGCTCCGTCATCGTGTTTGAATCGACTGTTTATCCAGGTGTAACGGAGGAAATATGCATCCCGATTTTGGAGAGCGAGTCTGGCATGCAATGCGGAACGGATTTCAAGGTCGGGTACTCACCGGAGCGAATCAATCCGGGAGATGAAGCCCACCGCTTCGAAACCATTGTCAAAATCGTATCTGGTATCGATGAAGAAACGTTGGAGACAGTGGCGCGTGTCTATGGGCTGGCCGTGGAAGCGGGGGTCTATCGAGCAGAAAGCATCAAAGTCGCAGAAGCGGCGAAAGTGATTGAAAATGCGCAGCGCGACATCAACATCGCTTTCATGAATGAGCTGGCGATGCTGTTCCATCAGATGGGGATCAACACCAAAGCGGTTCTTCAGGCAGCCAGCACGAAATGGAACTTTCTGAAATTCACGCCTGGACTCGTCGGCGGGCATTGCATCGGTATCGATCCTTACTACTTGACGTACAAGGCAGAGGACAGCGGATACCGCTCAAAAATCATTCTGGCTGGCCGTCATATCAATGATGGGATGGGCAAATACATCGCTGAGCAGATCATCAAAACCGTTGTCCGTTTAAAGCTGGACGTCAAGAACGTCAAGATGGGCATCATGGGTCTGGCTTACAAAGAAAACTGTTCGGACATTCGCAATACAAAAGTGACGGACATCGTGGACGAGCTGCACGAGTACGGGATGGCTCCTCTCATTGTGGATCCACTGGTAGATCCGGAAGAAGCGTACGAAGAGTACCGGATCGAGCTCTCACAACAGGAGGCACTGAAAGATTTGGATGTGGTCGTGGTGGCGGTTCCGCATGCCCCTTTTGCAGCGATGAGCGTGGAGGATTTTGAGGTCATGTACGGAAGCGGCAAGACCAAAATCATGATCGACGTCAAAGGCATTTTCGACAAAGCCGCATTCGAGAGCAAAGGGTACTATTACTGGAGCTTGTAA
- a CDS encoding tyrosine-type recombinase/integrase — MRTYMLPEDVGYKEKQHSYPEQMINIIDLFHSHEISKEGTNSFEGDAWDLTVLAGTSKSRVKGAFTVKFDSFQDWSKPFCKAFIAHLLFKKYSPTTLVRNTLELKSFYWFLRDYYPEMTSIYEINESVIQGYIHYLISMEKVDHYKQRRYAVLEFFFSWLKKVFKEDFDFPVLPKQPFKDDSIRSKTMMDEEEKAVPFEVCQQIMKAVGVEEDLLKKKIECSNKRWEKNKNWRPKPTHSFKKRHLLYCQVLKLLMATGRRISHILDLSSTPLLEGRDNDADGVWMVWDETKTGQGHQKVFIPEPLATIVRESIGICLELSEDYRERADDKYRDMLFLSDFGPTRISPLTQTGFRNFLNGGYTSGVPFVERYSIRHNGELYRIKSHGFRHTRATQLALGGAGLGTIQHDLAHNSEIMTNRYINGTAVVQKEVTEFHNKKLLFGKALPILFSGNDAPVRNCGTYTDEELALWEEQGAFFHPNKYGYCILPIENGPCPTGNPCWIGCENDKDVGCRYLMYTPSILASMEADITLVKIRLEKALNERPNSPIVGHYQSIIRRYESVQDQFKKYT, encoded by the coding sequence ATGCGAACGTACATGCTGCCAGAAGACGTCGGATACAAAGAAAAACAGCATTCATATCCGGAGCAAATGATTAATATCATTGACCTATTTCATTCACATGAAATTTCAAAAGAAGGAACCAATTCATTTGAAGGGGACGCATGGGATTTAACTGTATTAGCCGGAACCTCAAAATCAAGAGTAAAAGGAGCCTTTACCGTTAAGTTTGACTCCTTTCAGGATTGGTCTAAGCCATTCTGTAAGGCATTTATTGCACACCTATTATTCAAGAAATACTCCCCCACTACCTTGGTACGAAATACACTCGAGTTAAAATCGTTTTATTGGTTTCTTAGAGATTACTATCCCGAAATGACGAGTATATACGAAATAAATGAGTCAGTCATTCAGGGCTATATACATTATTTGATTTCCATGGAGAAGGTAGATCATTATAAGCAGCGAAGGTATGCTGTTCTAGAATTCTTTTTTAGTTGGCTAAAAAAAGTATTCAAAGAGGATTTTGATTTTCCTGTTTTACCAAAACAGCCGTTTAAAGATGATTCAATACGATCAAAGACTATGATGGATGAGGAAGAAAAGGCCGTCCCTTTTGAGGTTTGCCAACAGATCATGAAAGCGGTGGGAGTAGAGGAAGACCTCCTAAAGAAAAAAATAGAATGTAGTAACAAGAGATGGGAAAAAAACAAAAATTGGAGACCTAAGCCAACGCATAGCTTCAAAAAAAGACATCTTCTATATTGTCAGGTATTAAAACTTTTAATGGCCACTGGGAGAAGAATTTCACACATTCTAGATTTAAGCTCCACTCCTTTATTAGAAGGAAGGGACAATGATGCTGATGGTGTGTGGATGGTATGGGATGAAACAAAGACTGGACAAGGTCATCAAAAGGTTTTTATTCCCGAACCGTTAGCTACTATTGTACGGGAATCGATTGGCATTTGCCTTGAGCTTTCAGAAGACTATCGAGAAAGAGCTGATGACAAATATAGAGATATGCTGTTCTTGAGTGATTTTGGGCCCACACGTATATCCCCTCTTACACAGACCGGTTTTAGAAACTTCTTGAATGGAGGATATACAAGTGGAGTTCCTTTCGTTGAAAGGTACTCTATTCGCCATAATGGAGAACTATATCGTATTAAGTCGCATGGATTCCGTCATACACGAGCTACGCAACTAGCTTTAGGTGGAGCTGGTTTAGGTACCATACAGCATGATCTTGCTCATAATAGCGAAATCATGACGAATCGATATATTAATGGTACTGCTGTTGTCCAAAAAGAAGTGACAGAATTTCACAATAAGAAACTACTATTTGGTAAAGCACTCCCCATCTTATTTAGTGGGAATGACGCACCTGTTCGGAATTGTGGAACGTATACAGACGAAGAGTTGGCACTGTGGGAAGAGCAAGGTGCTTTTTTTCATCCTAATAAGTACGGGTATTGCATCCTTCCAATTGAAAATGGACCTTGTCCTACTGGAAATCCCTGTTGGATAGGATGTGAAAATGACAAAGACGTTGGATGTCGTTATCTTATGTACACCCCTTCAATATTAGCATCTATGGAAGCAGACATTACATTAGTTAAGATACGTTTGGAAAAGGCTCTAAATGAACGACCTAATTCTCCAATTGTGGGTCACTATCAATCTATTATTCGACGCTATGAATCAGTACAAGATCAGTTTAAGAAATACACATAA
- a CDS encoding VOC family protein yields MLRLPSTISETLLDRLVVFYEKVTGVLAKRPAPVFAEFVLPSCTLAIGHSQTVQLFGAGSRAADNHTVIIEFRVHDVDAEYTRLMPLVDEWVQEPTTMPWGNRSALFRAPDGNLVNLFAPVTEEALERFSGRP; encoded by the coding sequence CTGCTAAGGCTCCCTAGTACAATTTCGGAAACGTTGTTGGATCGACTCGTTGTGTTCTATGAGAAAGTCACAGGTGTTTTGGCGAAGCGCCCCGCGCCTGTCTTCGCTGAGTTCGTTCTGCCATCGTGTACCCTGGCGATCGGCCACTCCCAAACGGTGCAACTGTTCGGCGCCGGTTCGCGCGCGGCTGACAACCACACCGTCATCATCGAGTTTCGCGTCCACGACGTTGATGCCGAGTACACGCGCTTGATGCCGCTTGTCGACGAGTGGGTACAGGAACCGACAACGATGCCATGGGGGAACCGCTCTGCACTGTTTCGCGCCCCCGACGGCAACCTCGTCAACCTCTTCGCTCCGGTTACCGAGGAAGCGCTCGAGCGGTTCAGCGGCAGGCCTTAA
- a CDS encoding tyrosine-type recombinase/integrase, with product MEESIQYKTVIPINGDPYKTIAKDGMPIYLVSEYLKDCQRTSSKFSNTAYTYVTNLLPFFRWLDSQELTIEDITLHHVKSYIEFLRQQDLTQRTIRQYGGAILRFIRWCMEPDDAEKLLYREKGRPIISRGLLTSINRGEMAGLRDCLPKVRRNLPEVMSQEELNKIRAWISETYQDDPKLSTLYRCIIEVLFGAAVRRGELLALRIDSFDGKNLLVKNIPENEFDVSTIKKIGASLKTGERKLPLDSYTAYWIHRWKTECRPAKAHHLGHGFMFTSLHPDRYGQPLTGEALRWLLNRINHPQYGAGLKRNIHPHLFRHTWATLAIEGGVSLTSIQWFLGHTSPNSTQIYTHISDPTITMELNEWRKQKAYKYFGLNEVDND from the coding sequence TTGGAAGAGTCTATTCAATATAAAACTGTAATTCCTATAAATGGTGATCCTTACAAAACCATTGCTAAGGATGGAATGCCAATCTATCTTGTAAGTGAATATTTGAAGGACTGTCAAAGGACATCCTCTAAGTTCTCAAATACAGCCTACACATATGTTACAAATCTTCTTCCCTTTTTTCGTTGGCTCGATTCACAGGAACTAACGATAGAAGATATAACCCTTCACCATGTGAAAAGTTATATAGAGTTTCTTCGTCAACAAGATTTAACACAACGAACGATAAGGCAATACGGGGGAGCTATACTCCGGTTTATTAGATGGTGCATGGAGCCTGATGATGCAGAAAAATTATTATATCGGGAAAAAGGTAGACCAATAATATCCAGAGGTTTATTAACCAGTATTAATCGAGGGGAAATGGCCGGATTAAGGGATTGTCTACCTAAAGTAAGAAGGAATTTGCCAGAAGTTATGAGTCAAGAGGAATTAAATAAGATTAGAGCGTGGATTTCAGAAACATATCAAGATGATCCCAAGCTATCTACCTTGTATCGTTGTATTATTGAAGTTTTATTTGGAGCTGCAGTAAGACGAGGGGAATTGTTAGCACTTAGAATCGATTCGTTTGATGGTAAAAACTTACTTGTAAAAAACATTCCCGAGAATGAATTTGATGTTTCCACAATAAAGAAAATCGGAGCATCACTAAAGACAGGTGAAAGGAAGTTACCACTGGACTCTTATACCGCCTATTGGATTCACCGATGGAAAACCGAATGTAGACCTGCTAAGGCTCATCATCTTGGACATGGTTTTATGTTTACGAGTCTTCATCCAGATCGTTATGGTCAACCTCTGACAGGAGAGGCATTAAGATGGCTCTTAAACAGGATTAATCACCCACAATATGGTGCAGGATTAAAACGAAATATTCATCCCCATCTTTTTAGACACACCTGGGCAACGCTTGCAATAGAAGGTGGTGTTTCACTCACATCGATCCAATGGTTTTTGGGTCATACTAGCCCAAACTCTACACAAATCTATACTCATATCTCTGATCCAACAATAACTATGGAGTTAAACGAGTGGAGAAAACAAAAAGCTTACAAATACTTTGGTTTAAATGAGGTAGACAATGATTAG
- a CDS encoding DUF1904 family protein, with product MPFLRFKGFEKEWLQEASPVIIDEFARIAEVAKEKVKIELLLVEQITNSPHSVEIMMFEREQEKHDAIAYMIHEILKPHGFENTHIFFILLSPSLYYKEGLLLQAKSIR from the coding sequence TTGCCGTTTCTTCGATTTAAAGGGTTTGAAAAAGAGTGGTTGCAGGAAGCTTCTCCCGTAATCATCGATGAATTTGCTCGGATCGCAGAAGTTGCGAAAGAAAAAGTCAAAATTGAACTTTTGCTCGTCGAACAAATTACGAACAGTCCGCACTCTGTCGAAATCATGATGTTTGAGCGCGAACAAGAAAAGCACGATGCGATTGCCTATATGATTCACGAGATTCTCAAACCACATGGATTTGAGAATACCCATATCTTTTTTATCCTGCTGTCTCCCTCTCTCTACTATAAAGAGGGATTGCTGTTGCAGGCGAAATCTATTCGGTAA
- a CDS encoding DNA ligase has translation MALGEDGKPSFYEVMRRDGLRRMEKVPQMQRSVPITYMIFDILYLNGDWVTSLPLKERQELLRRNITPNAHIQFVENFSSLEGLYQVVEAQGMEGIMIKDVTSTYQIDGKDQRWRKKKFYRDLVAVVGGVTLRNNIVNALMLGLFDEAGRFWYIGHAGTGKLSQADWRNLTEQIQPLVTAQMPFANRPPRTAESLWLLPELTVKIAFAEWREGHSLRQPSIQGFVDVPPKLCTLEQNATNR, from the coding sequence ATCGCACTTGGGGAGGATGGGAAGCCGTCCTTTTATGAAGTCATGAGAAGAGACGGGCTCCGGCGTATGGAGAAAGTACCCCAGATGCAAAGAAGCGTGCCCATCACCTATATGATTTTTGACATCCTTTATTTGAATGGCGACTGGGTCACGTCCTTGCCCTTGAAAGAGCGCCAGGAGCTATTGCGCAGGAACATCACGCCGAATGCCCACATTCAATTCGTGGAAAACTTCTCTTCCCTCGAAGGGTTATATCAGGTGGTAGAGGCGCAAGGAATGGAAGGGATCATGATCAAAGACGTAACCAGCACGTATCAGATCGATGGAAAGGATCAGCGCTGGAGGAAGAAAAAGTTTTATCGGGATCTCGTTGCCGTAGTAGGGGGCGTGACATTGCGGAACAACATCGTGAACGCCTTGATGCTCGGCTTATTTGATGAAGCGGGGCGCTTTTGGTATATCGGCCATGCCGGTACAGGCAAGCTGAGCCAGGCAGACTGGCGGAATCTGACAGAGCAGATCCAGCCGCTGGTTACGGCGCAAATGCCATTTGCAAATCGACCGCCGCGTACTGCGGAATCGCTGTGGCTATTGCCTGAGCTCACCGTGAAGATTGCATTTGCAGAGTGGAGAGAGGGGCATTCCTTGCGGCAACCGAGCATACAAGGCTTTGTGGACGTTCCTCCAAAGCTATGCACCCTCGAGCAAAATGCGACAAACCGCTAA
- a CDS encoding glycosyltransferase family 2 protein produces MFKKKKKKVEEVLTVSRADRRLLSNVPDPENIRAQADRRGQASDAPDDLDKLRLLSLRYMANFDIVIYPRKQLKKNGFKGRAVDISSTGLLAEFGPAAAKRLFVGKNVAIHGNIPPGTMPEGFESSVKLDATVVRCFTREDDGQEKLLVAFEFAKPLTEYLQKKRWGYAIYTSSAMLLVSTLFIMLMRAESVIYFKYNILLYLYSLIAAAFLLTRYFFGALYRDVQVNPDFTPGVSIIIPCFNEEEWIHRTILSCVNQNYPIDKLEVIVVDDRSTDRSVEQIEKVIQMIHREAERFMTKERVRMYVLPENGGKRVALVKGVEMAKHDLVVFVDSDSFLEPTAIRHLVQPFQDPKMGGVAGRTDVENKFTNSITKLQTVRYYIAFRIMKAAEAWFDSVTCLSGPLSCYRKDLVIKHSEAWLTQKFLGQPATFGDDRSMTNFILETHRTSYQDSAICSTIVPSDMGVFLKQQMRWKRSWLRESLRASTFIWRKEPFMALFFYIGLIVPIAAPVIVLYNLVYVPIVHRVFPGTFLMGLLLMAMLMSLAHLLYRKSRLWLFGFVFCVFYEFVLLWQMPVAWVTFWKSTWGTRETPQDIEARKKKEARRQKNKKGFGLPF; encoded by the coding sequence ATGTTTAAAAAGAAAAAGAAAAAAGTGGAGGAAGTCCTGACTGTTTCTCGAGCAGATCGGCGGCTCCTGTCAAACGTCCCTGATCCGGAAAATATTCGTGCACAAGCAGATCGCAGAGGTCAGGCTTCGGATGCTCCCGACGATTTGGACAAGCTCAGGTTGCTGAGCCTCCGGTATATGGCAAATTTTGATATCGTCATCTATCCCCGCAAACAACTGAAAAAGAATGGGTTTAAGGGACGGGCAGTCGATATTTCTTCGACTGGCTTGCTGGCCGAATTTGGCCCGGCCGCCGCGAAGCGCTTATTCGTAGGGAAGAACGTTGCGATTCATGGGAATATCCCGCCTGGAACGATGCCAGAAGGGTTTGAGTCTTCCGTAAAACTGGATGCGACTGTCGTCAGATGCTTTACGAGGGAGGATGACGGTCAAGAGAAGCTGCTGGTTGCCTTTGAATTCGCAAAGCCACTTACGGAGTACCTGCAGAAAAAGAGATGGGGCTATGCGATTTACACTTCCAGCGCGATGCTGCTCGTCTCCACTCTTTTCATCATGCTCATGCGGGCAGAGAGCGTCATTTACTTCAAGTACAACATCTTGCTGTACCTCTATAGTCTCATTGCGGCGGCCTTTCTGTTGACACGCTACTTCTTCGGCGCCCTCTATCGGGACGTGCAGGTCAATCCCGACTTTACCCCTGGAGTGTCCATCATCATTCCATGCTTTAATGAAGAAGAATGGATTCATCGGACGATTCTGAGCTGCGTGAATCAAAACTACCCGATCGACAAGCTGGAGGTCATTGTGGTGGATGACCGTTCTACCGACAGATCTGTGGAGCAAATCGAAAAGGTCATTCAAATGATTCACCGGGAAGCCGAGCGGTTCATGACCAAAGAGAGGGTGCGGATGTATGTGCTTCCCGAAAATGGAGGGAAGCGGGTCGCCCTCGTGAAAGGGGTCGAGATGGCCAAGCACGATCTGGTCGTATTCGTGGACTCGGATAGCTTTTTGGAGCCGACTGCCATCCGCCATCTGGTGCAGCCCTTTCAGGACCCCAAAATGGGAGGCGTCGCAGGCCGTACTGACGTGGAGAACAAATTTACGAACTCCATTACGAAGCTGCAAACGGTTCGTTATTACATTGCTTTTCGCATCATGAAAGCAGCGGAAGCGTGGTTTGACAGTGTGACATGTTTATCGGGACCGCTGTCCTGCTACCGGAAAGATTTGGTGATCAAGCATTCCGAGGCTTGGCTGACGCAGAAATTTCTCGGACAGCCTGCGACATTCGGGGATGACCGAAGCATGACCAACTTCATTTTGGAAACCCATCGGACGTCTTATCAAGACTCGGCGATCTGCTCGACGATTGTTCCATCGGACATGGGTGTGTTTTTGAAGCAGCAGATGCGCTGGAAGCGTTCGTGGCTGCGCGAATCTTTGCGCGCCAGCACTTTCATCTGGCGAAAAGAACCGTTTATGGCGTTGTTCTTTTACATTGGGCTGATCGTTCCCATTGCTGCGCCTGTCATTGTGCTGTACAACCTGGTCTACGTCCCGATCGTTCACCGCGTTTTCCCGGGGACATTTTTGATGGGGCTGCTCCTGATGGCGATGCTCATGAGTTTGGCTCATTTGCTGTACCGCAAGAGCAGACTTTGGCTGTTTGGATTCGTCTTTTGTGTGTTCTACGAATTTGTCCTTCTCTGGCAGATGCCGGTCGCATGGGTGACCTTTTGGAAATCCACCTGGGGGACGCGGGAAACTCCGCAAGACATCGAAGCGAGGAAGAAAAAGGAAGCTCGCAGGCAAAAGAACAAAAAGGGGTTTGGTTTGCCTTTTTAA
- a CDS encoding SDR family NAD(P)-dependent oxidoreductase, producing the protein MHIHQSFGLKGKVALVTGGGRGLGEHIAKAFAEAGAEVVVCSHKLDNCQQIATELEEMGVRNLALECDVSKAGRHQQDSGGSDQTVWYYRYLSEQ; encoded by the coding sequence ATGCATATCCATCAAAGTTTTGGCCTGAAAGGAAAAGTAGCGTTGGTTACTGGCGGAGGAAGAGGGCTAGGCGAGCATATCGCAAAAGCGTTTGCCGAAGCCGGTGCTGAGGTCGTAGTCTGTTCACACAAGCTGGATAACTGCCAGCAGATCGCCACGGAGCTAGAGGAAATGGGAGTCAGAAACTTGGCACTGGAGTGTGATGTGAGCAAGGCCGGAAGACATCAACAGGACAGTGGCGGAAGTGATCAAACAGTTTGGTACTATCGATATCTTAGTGAACAATAG